In one Candidatus Planktophila vernalis genomic region, the following are encoded:
- a CDS encoding ABC transporter ATP-binding protein has protein sequence MIKFSNVSLIYPNSTTTVIEDLNLQIAEGELVLVIGPTGSGKSSLLRLINGLVPHHTGGILAGSIEVDGISTAEVKPGGLAHLIGIVGQNPINGFVADTVEEELVFGMEALNLSNETMRKRVEEVLDLMSLAALRNRTIATLSGGEQQRVAIASALVAHPKVLVLDEPTSALDPIAAEEVLSILHRLVHDLSLTVVIAEHKLERVIQFADRIVHINGAGTAVVGTPEEILMNSPIAPPIVELARTLGLKEIGVSVREMRRMTQEFRDSHEVTQQETASISSKPCVNIKDLTISYSGKNAVNSLSATIYENEIVAIMGRNGAGKSSLLRAIAGVSDNAAGQVIVNGIDSQKLHSKQRRENVGYIPQEPSDLLYGQSVAEECKQADSDNQIDAGTTFTLLSQLVPGISTHTHPRDLSEGQRLGLALSVVLSANPRLLILDEPTRGLDYQAKRVLTKMLIDFARVFNRSVIIATHDVELVAELATRTIFVADGDIVADGPTIDVLLSSPAFAPQVSKIMAPQPWLTVADVVRAIEADK, from the coding sequence ATGATTAAGTTTTCTAACGTTTCACTTATCTACCCAAACTCCACAACAACAGTTATTGAAGATCTCAACCTTCAAATCGCTGAAGGAGAGTTAGTTCTAGTTATTGGACCAACAGGTTCAGGTAAATCATCATTGCTACGCCTCATCAATGGCCTTGTTCCCCACCACACCGGCGGCATCTTGGCTGGAAGTATTGAAGTAGATGGAATATCAACTGCAGAAGTAAAGCCTGGTGGCCTGGCGCATTTGATTGGAATTGTGGGACAAAACCCCATTAATGGCTTTGTGGCAGATACGGTTGAAGAAGAACTCGTATTTGGCATGGAGGCCTTAAATCTTTCCAATGAAACTATGCGAAAGCGCGTGGAAGAAGTATTGGATTTAATGTCATTGGCTGCCCTTCGAAATCGCACGATTGCAACATTAAGTGGAGGAGAACAACAACGCGTTGCTATAGCAAGTGCCTTGGTTGCCCATCCAAAAGTCTTAGTTCTAGATGAACCAACAAGTGCACTCGATCCAATTGCTGCAGAAGAAGTGCTCTCAATTCTTCACCGCCTAGTCCACGATTTGAGCCTGACAGTTGTTATCGCAGAACATAAGTTAGAGCGAGTAATTCAGTTTGCTGATCGCATTGTTCACATTAATGGTGCAGGAACTGCCGTTGTTGGAACCCCTGAAGAAATCCTGATGAACTCCCCCATTGCCCCACCAATAGTTGAGTTGGCGAGAACACTCGGGTTAAAAGAGATTGGTGTTTCTGTTCGCGAAATGCGCCGAATGACGCAAGAGTTTAGAGACTCACACGAAGTCACTCAACAAGAAACCGCGAGTATCTCTTCCAAGCCATGTGTAAACATTAAAGACCTCACTATTTCCTATAGTGGCAAGAATGCAGTGAATTCTCTTTCAGCAACTATCTATGAAAATGAGATTGTTGCGATTATGGGTCGCAACGGAGCCGGCAAGAGCTCACTGCTACGTGCCATTGCTGGGGTAAGCGATAACGCAGCTGGTCAAGTAATCGTGAACGGTATTGATTCGCAGAAACTGCACAGTAAGCAAAGGCGAGAAAACGTTGGCTATATTCCACAAGAGCCAAGTGATCTGCTCTATGGGCAAAGTGTTGCTGAAGAGTGCAAGCAAGCCGATTCAGATAATCAAATTGATGCTGGGACAACTTTCACACTTCTTTCCCAACTTGTTCCTGGAATTTCGACCCATACCCATCCCCGCGATCTCTCTGAAGGACAGCGCTTAGGTTTAGCTTTGAGCGTGGTTCTATCGGCTAATCCGCGCCTTCTTATCCTGGATGAGCCAACTCGAGGTTTGGATTATCAGGCCAAACGAGTATTGACCAAGATGCTTATTGATTTTGCTCGAGTCTTTAATCGAAGCGTCATTATCGCTACCCACGATGTTGAGTTAGTAGCTGAATTAGCCACCCGAACAATCTTTGTTGCAGATGGTGACATCGTTGCAGATGGACCAACCATTGATGTTCTCCTATCTTCTCCAGCTTTTGCACCGCAAGTTTCAAAGATCATGGCGCCGCAACCTTGGTTAACGGTGGCCGATGTGGTCCGAGCTATTGAGGCGGATAAATGA
- a CDS encoding energy-coupling factor transporter transmembrane component T family protein translates to MKKLSFHPLTWWIFSGAVAFAITRVNSPVFAIAAVGVMSVIVFTQRDDAPWGRSFNATLKLSLWIISIRAIIGVLIGVPIPGTTLFTIPRLPLPSWMPGIRIGGAVTLERLTSSVSEGIIICAILVVFGAAASLTSPHRLLRVLPVYVYEFGISVVIATSVLPQLVSAVSRIRMAQRLRGQKTHGVKSFKRIALPLLEESLARSLDLAAAMDSRGYGISKKRSKYRPIKWARIDVAVVIAGLAVVGLS, encoded by the coding sequence ATGAAAAAACTTTCATTTCACCCACTGACGTGGTGGATTTTCTCGGGGGCCGTTGCCTTTGCAATAACCCGAGTGAACTCTCCAGTCTTTGCCATCGCGGCAGTGGGTGTTATGTCAGTGATTGTCTTTACGCAACGAGATGACGCCCCATGGGGACGATCATTTAACGCAACTTTGAAGCTATCCCTTTGGATCATCTCAATTCGAGCGATTATTGGCGTGCTCATTGGTGTTCCAATCCCAGGAACAACCCTTTTCACTATCCCTCGTCTGCCACTGCCTAGTTGGATGCCCGGTATTCGAATTGGTGGCGCCGTGACCTTAGAGCGCTTAACTTCATCGGTTTCTGAAGGAATCATCATCTGCGCAATCCTTGTGGTTTTTGGCGCAGCTGCATCACTGACAAGTCCACACCGCTTGCTGCGCGTTTTGCCTGTCTATGTCTATGAATTTGGAATTAGCGTTGTTATTGCCACTTCAGTGCTTCCACAATTAGTTTCAGCTGTCTCTCGTATTCGTATGGCACAGCGTTTGCGTGGTCAGAAGACCCACGGGGTTAAATCCTTCAAACGTATTGCTCTTCCATTACTTGAAGAGTCCTTAGCTAGATCACTTGATTTAGCTGCAGCCATGGATTCACGTGGGTACGGAATTAGCAAAAAGAGATCTAAGTATCGCCCGATCAAATGGGCACGAATTGATGTGGCCGTTGTCATTGCCGGCTTAGCGGTTGTGGGTCTTTCATGA
- a CDS encoding SCO2322 family protein, translated as MKIKALLISLLILSTSVLFIPQSQAAGKGWRYWGYFQAAPGATKWTAAMTGPTVDIADGAVEGWSFVFGADDIPSLAPAVKPSFAKICAGVKGDTDTKRIGLVIEFGSKAWAPKGESPKKTITTCVRTAKTSQGIDVLGQVTKIRAASSGLICGLGGYPAKECGVEIPTPKSLIKTK; from the coding sequence ATGAAGATTAAAGCATTACTTATTTCACTACTCATTCTTTCCACATCAGTTCTCTTTATCCCCCAATCACAGGCTGCTGGCAAAGGCTGGCGCTACTGGGGTTATTTCCAAGCAGCTCCAGGTGCAACAAAGTGGACTGCTGCAATGACAGGACCGACAGTTGATATCGCAGATGGCGCAGTTGAAGGTTGGTCATTTGTATTTGGCGCTGACGATATCCCTTCTCTTGCGCCCGCAGTAAAACCTAGCTTTGCAAAGATCTGTGCTGGTGTTAAAGGTGACACAGACACTAAGCGAATCGGACTAGTCATTGAGTTTGGTTCAAAAGCCTGGGCACCCAAAGGTGAATCTCCAAAGAAAACAATCACTACCTGCGTTCGCACGGCAAAAACTTCACAGGGAATTGATGTTCTTGGTCAGGTCACAAAGATCCGTGCTGCTTCCTCTGGCTTGATCTGCGGCCTTGGTGGCTACCCAGCAAAGGAATGCGGTGTTGAAATCCCAACACCTAAATCTTTGATTAAGACCAAGTAA
- a CDS encoding aldo/keto reductase family protein — translation MEYRRLGSTGMYVSEISYGNWITHGSQVEADSAIKCVKTALDCGITTFDTADVYAGTRAEKVLGKALKGVRRESYELFTKVYWPTGPGKNDRGLSRKHIIESCNASLKRLQTDHIDLYQMHRFDFETPLEESLSAFDDLIRAGKVHYIGFSEWTASQIAAALKIQDAKGYNRFVSSQPQYSALWRVIEAEVVPLSQKEGIGQIVWSPMAQGVLTGKYLPGKKPPAGSRATDKKGGAGMISKWMKDDVLTAVQNLKPIADQAGLTMSQLSVAWVLQNPNVSSAIVGATKPSQVKENVKAAGVKLDAETMRAIDKALGNLPEKDPAQNISPNPRA, via the coding sequence ATGGAATATCGTCGCCTTGGCAGTACTGGAATGTATGTATCCGAGATTTCTTATGGAAACTGGATTACTCACGGCTCACAAGTTGAAGCCGACTCTGCAATCAAATGTGTGAAGACCGCACTTGATTGTGGAATCACAACTTTTGATACTGCCGATGTTTATGCAGGTACGCGCGCCGAGAAAGTACTTGGTAAAGCGCTCAAAGGTGTTCGTCGTGAGTCATATGAGCTGTTTACTAAGGTCTACTGGCCAACAGGCCCAGGCAAAAACGATCGCGGCCTTTCTCGCAAGCACATTATTGAATCCTGTAACGCATCCCTCAAGCGCCTGCAAACAGATCACATTGATCTCTATCAAATGCACCGCTTTGATTTTGAGACTCCATTGGAAGAATCACTCAGTGCCTTTGATGACTTGATTCGTGCTGGCAAAGTTCACTACATCGGATTCTCAGAATGGACTGCTAGCCAAATCGCTGCAGCTTTAAAGATTCAAGATGCAAAAGGCTATAACCGCTTTGTTTCAAGCCAGCCTCAATACTCAGCGCTATGGCGCGTGATTGAAGCAGAAGTAGTTCCGCTTTCTCAAAAGGAAGGCATTGGCCAAATTGTTTGGTCGCCCATGGCACAAGGTGTTTTAACTGGAAAGTATTTGCCAGGGAAGAAACCACCTGCCGGCTCACGTGCTACCGATAAAAAGGGTGGCGCTGGAATGATTTCTAAGTGGATGAAGGATGATGTTTTAACGGCCGTTCAAAACCTTAAGCCAATTGCAGATCAAGCAGGGTTAACAATGTCTCAGCTCTCTGTTGCTTGGGTTTTGCAAAATCCAAATGTCTCAAGTGCAATTGTGGGTGCTACCAAGCCATCTCAGGTTAAGGAAAACGTGAAGGCTGCTGGAGTAAAACTAGATGCAGAGACCATGAGAGCCATTGATAAAGCTTTAGGCAATCTTCCTGAGAAGGATCCAGCTCAAAACATCAGCCCTAATCCAAGAGCTTAA
- a CDS encoding DUF3043 domain-containing protein produces the protein MTTDSTGKGRPTPKRKDAQAKVKVSSLSPVVTKEQKRAQKLASRQDRVNSRAAYLRGDESAMPLRDRGPERRFVRNYVDARRSIGEYFLPIIFIVLVLTLIQVPAVQFAAIALMYAVLLVAIIDGVFLGRKIKRIINSKYPTSSTKGLAMYAWLRSTQMRRLRAPHPQTKVGDVVN, from the coding sequence ATGACTACTGACTCAACTGGCAAAGGCCGTCCAACCCCAAAGCGCAAAGATGCCCAGGCAAAGGTGAAGGTTTCATCCCTATCCCCTGTTGTCACCAAGGAGCAAAAGCGCGCCCAGAAGTTGGCTTCCAGACAAGATCGCGTTAACTCGCGAGCTGCATATTTGCGCGGTGACGAGAGTGCGATGCCACTACGAGATAGAGGCCCAGAGCGCCGTTTTGTCCGTAACTACGTTGATGCTCGTCGCTCAATCGGTGAATACTTCCTGCCAATTATTTTCATAGTCTTAGTACTGACTTTGATTCAAGTGCCTGCAGTTCAATTTGCAGCAATTGCTCTGATGTATGCAGTTCTGCTTGTTGCAATCATTGATGGAGTTTTCTTGGGACGCAAAATTAAGCGCATCATTAACTCCAAATACCCAACTTCTAGTACAAAGGGCCTAGCAATGTATGCATGGCTTCGCTCAACACAGATGCGTCGTCTTCGTGCTCCTCACCCACAAACCAAAGTGGGCGACGTAGTTAATTAA
- the erpA gene encoding iron-sulfur cluster insertion protein ErpA, with protein sequence MTTEVTTTGLALTDVAAAKVAALLAQEGRDDLNLRVAVQPGGCSGLRYQLYFDDRNQDGDIVREFGSVKVIVDKMSDPYLMGATVDFVDTIEKQGFTIDNPNAAGSCACGDSFN encoded by the coding sequence ATGACTACAGAAGTTACAACCACTGGTCTTGCCCTAACCGATGTTGCTGCTGCAAAGGTAGCTGCGCTTTTGGCGCAAGAAGGTCGCGATGATTTGAATCTTCGTGTTGCTGTTCAACCTGGTGGATGCTCTGGTCTTCGTTATCAGCTCTACTTTGATGATCGCAATCAAGATGGCGACATCGTCCGCGAATTTGGTTCAGTAAAGGTCATCGTAGACAAGATGAGTGATCCTTACTTGATGGGTGCAACTGTTGATTTCGTTGACACCATCGAGAAGCAAGGCTTCACAATTGATAACCCAAATGCAGCAGGTTCTTGCGCATGCGGCGATTCATTTAACTAA
- a CDS encoding carbohydrate kinase family protein, with product MKIGVAGSVGLDHLMTFSGKFTDSFVAGSLEKVSLSFLVDSLDVRRGGCAANICYGMGVLGLNPVLIAAVGKDWADYEAWLSRHGVDTSHALVSTSLYTAHFMVTTDDDLNQIASFFPGAMSEARNIELGPIMEKTGRFDMVVISPDDPQAMLHHSDVCRKEGIPFAADPSQQMARMSGEEIKLLIDGASYLFLNEYELALAMQKTGWSDREILEHVKIRVVTLGSKGAKVESAAGEFVQVGVPKEKSKTDPTGVGDSFRSGFIAGLAWGLSHERCAQLGSLIATYVIETMGTQEYRFSSDEFLARFEAAYGAEAASQIAPHLSF from the coding sequence ATGAAAATCGGCGTAGCGGGATCAGTTGGCTTAGATCACTTGATGACTTTCTCCGGAAAGTTCACTGATTCATTTGTCGCAGGTTCATTAGAAAAAGTCTCACTCTCATTTTTAGTAGATAGTTTGGATGTTCGCCGTGGAGGATGTGCGGCCAATATCTGTTATGGCATGGGTGTCCTTGGTTTAAATCCAGTACTCATTGCCGCTGTTGGTAAAGACTGGGCAGATTATGAAGCCTGGCTTTCACGCCACGGTGTGGACACATCACACGCACTTGTTTCAACTTCTTTGTATACCGCCCACTTTATGGTCACAACTGATGATGACCTGAATCAGATCGCATCCTTTTTCCCAGGTGCGATGAGTGAGGCCCGCAATATTGAATTAGGACCCATTATGGAAAAAACCGGCCGCTTCGACATGGTCGTGATTTCACCAGATGATCCTCAAGCGATGTTGCATCACTCTGATGTCTGCCGCAAAGAAGGCATCCCATTTGCTGCAGATCCTTCCCAGCAAATGGCACGAATGTCAGGTGAGGAAATCAAACTTCTCATCGATGGCGCTTCTTATCTTTTCCTGAATGAATACGAACTTGCCCTAGCCATGCAAAAGACGGGCTGGAGTGATCGTGAGATTTTGGAGCATGTGAAGATCCGTGTGGTGACCTTGGGATCAAAGGGTGCCAAAGTTGAAAGTGCAGCTGGGGAGTTCGTTCAAGTAGGAGTGCCCAAGGAGAAATCAAAGACAGATCCAACAGGTGTTGGAGATTCATTTAGATCAGGCTTTATCGCCGGCCTTGCTTGGGGTTTGAGCCATGAGAGATGCGCCCAGTTGGGATCTTTGATTGCCACCTACGTGATAGAGACGATGGGAACCCAGGAATATCGCTTTAGTAGTGATGAGTTCTTAGCCCGCTTTGAAGCTGCTTATGGGGCAGAAGCGGCCTCGCAAATAGCGCCACACCTTAGTTTTTAA
- the coxB gene encoding cytochrome c oxidase subunit II: MPRKRALRSILTPMPLKALKFLRGLLLLSPAFLLTGCSKVSGLGFEEGLSSVNDQSLSLWQGAWIAAGVVGVFTLILILWPAFFHRLKNDSPEFPKQTQYNIPVEVLYTIIPFIIVAVLFYFTAQKQTVITAKTDTYKHEITVEGIQWSWQFGYPEAGPDAVVTGTPAQPPVLYVPLGERVRYTITANDVIHGFWIPAFMIQMQNIPGVTNYLEFTANKLGDFPGRCNILCGRNHSQMLFTVRVVTPAQYQAYLETIKGNGA, encoded by the coding sequence ATGCCACGCAAGCGCGCTTTGCGCTCTATCCTTACCCCTATGCCGTTAAAAGCGCTTAAATTCCTACGAGGCCTTCTCCTTCTGAGCCCGGCGTTCTTGCTCACGGGTTGCTCAAAAGTTTCAGGCCTTGGCTTTGAAGAGGGATTATCTAGTGTTAACGATCAATCATTATCGCTATGGCAAGGCGCATGGATAGCTGCAGGTGTTGTTGGAGTCTTCACATTAATTTTAATTTTATGGCCAGCGTTTTTTCATCGCCTTAAAAATGACAGCCCAGAGTTTCCCAAGCAAACTCAGTACAACATTCCAGTTGAAGTTCTCTACACAATTATCCCATTTATTATCGTTGCAGTTCTTTTCTATTTCACTGCTCAGAAGCAAACTGTTATTACAGCTAAGACCGATACGTACAAGCATGAGATTACAGTCGAAGGTATTCAGTGGTCATGGCAATTTGGTTACCCAGAAGCAGGTCCTGATGCCGTAGTTACTGGCACACCTGCCCAGCCACCTGTTCTCTATGTTCCACTGGGCGAGCGAGTGCGCTACACAATTACTGCAAACGATGTTATTCATGGATTCTGGATTCCAGCTTTCATGATTCAAATGCAGAACATTCCAGGAGTTACTAATTATTTGGAATTTACAGCCAACAAGCTCGGTGATTTTCCAGGACGTTGCAACATCTTGTGTGGACGAAATCACTCACAAATGCTTTTCACGGTTCGCGTAGTAACACCAGCGCAGTACCAGGCTTATCTTGAAACGATTAAGGGGAATGGCGCATGA
- the ctaD gene encoding cytochrome c oxidase subunit I, producing MTTYAERPTISDLPPLPAKKGRAFVKWVTSTDHKTIGYLYLMTSFAWFLIGGVLALLLRSELARPGMQFLSAEQYNQIFTMHGTIMLLMFATPLFVGFANVIMPLQIGAADVAFPRLNMLSYWLYLFGGLMAFAGFLSPGGAASFGWTVYVPLSNAQYSPGIGADLWLLGLAVSGIGTILGGVNFITTIFTMRAPGMTMFRMSIFSWNVLLTSILVLLAFPPLAAALLGLESDRIYGTHLFDPANGGAMLFQHLFWFFGHPEVYILALPFFGIATEILPVFSRKPIFGYKGLIAATIAIAALSVAVWAHHMFATGQVLLPFFSFMTFLIGVPTGVKFFNWIGTMWRGHVTFETPMLWVMGFLVTFLFGGLTGIILASPPLDFAVSASYFVVAHFHYVLFGTVVFAMFAGFYFWWPKMTGRMLNERLGKIHFWTTFFGFHLTFLIQHWLGIKGFPRRYADYLPTDGFTFMNEVSTIGSFLLAFSMIPFMVNIWITRKAPLVGVDDPWGYGASLEWATTCPPPRHNFLTMPRISSERPAFDLHYPHVKTEGH from the coding sequence ATGACAACTTACGCAGAACGCCCAACGATTTCTGACTTGCCACCACTACCGGCCAAAAAAGGTAGAGCATTCGTAAAGTGGGTTACTTCTACTGATCACAAGACCATCGGATATCTATATCTGATGACATCTTTTGCATGGTTTCTTATTGGTGGAGTTTTAGCGCTCCTGCTTCGCTCAGAGCTTGCCCGCCCAGGAATGCAGTTCTTGAGCGCGGAGCAGTACAACCAGATTTTCACCATGCACGGAACGATTATGTTGCTCATGTTTGCAACACCATTGTTCGTTGGCTTTGCAAACGTGATTATGCCGTTGCAAATCGGCGCAGCTGATGTGGCTTTCCCTCGTTTGAACATGCTCTCTTATTGGCTCTACCTCTTTGGTGGCCTCATGGCATTTGCTGGCTTCCTATCACCTGGAGGAGCAGCATCATTTGGTTGGACTGTTTACGTTCCACTCTCAAATGCACAGTATTCACCGGGTATCGGTGCAGACCTGTGGTTACTAGGTCTTGCAGTGAGCGGTATCGGAACAATTCTTGGTGGCGTTAACTTCATTACAACTATTTTCACAATGCGCGCTCCTGGTATGACGATGTTTCGCATGTCGATCTTCTCTTGGAACGTATTGCTGACATCAATCCTTGTTCTTCTAGCTTTCCCTCCACTTGCTGCAGCCCTACTTGGTCTGGAGTCAGATCGCATTTATGGCACGCATCTTTTTGATCCGGCAAATGGTGGGGCGATGTTGTTTCAGCACTTGTTCTGGTTCTTTGGACACCCCGAGGTTTATATCTTGGCACTTCCATTCTTTGGAATTGCAACAGAGATTTTGCCAGTCTTTAGTCGCAAGCCAATCTTTGGTTATAAAGGTTTGATTGCCGCAACTATCGCAATTGCGGCCTTATCTGTTGCAGTGTGGGCACACCATATGTTTGCAACTGGACAAGTCCTCTTGCCGTTCTTCTCGTTTATGACTTTCCTTATCGGTGTTCCAACTGGTGTGAAGTTCTTCAACTGGATCGGAACGATGTGGCGCGGTCACGTTACTTTTGAAACTCCAATGCTCTGGGTTATGGGCTTCCTTGTTACTTTCCTTTTCGGAGGATTAACAGGAATTATCTTGGCTTCACCTCCACTAGATTTTGCAGTTTCTGCTAGTTACTTCGTCGTTGCTCACTTCCACTATGTTCTATTTGGAACTGTGGTCTTTGCGATGTTTGCAGGCTTCTACTTCTGGTGGCCAAAGATGACTGGTCGCATGCTTAACGAGCGTCTAGGAAAGATTCACTTCTGGACAACTTTCTTCGGCTTCCACCTAACATTCCTTATCCAGCACTGGCTAGGAATTAAGGGCTTCCCTCGTCGTTATGCCGATTACCTACCAACTGATGGCTTTACATTTATGAATGAAGTTTCAACAATCGGTTCATTCTTACTTGCGTTCTCAATGATTCCATTTATGGTCAACATCTGGATTACCCGCAAGGCACCACTAGTTGGTGTTGATGATCCTTGGGGTTATGGAGCATCACTTGAGTGGGCAACAACATGTCCACCACCTCGCCACAATTTCTTAACTATGCCTCGCATCTCATCAGAGCGTCCAGCATTTGATCTGCACTATCCACACGTTAAGACAGAAGGGCACTAA
- a CDS encoding cytochrome c oxidase subunit 4: MKVSWQLFIGLALFYVLMTVIYWQVGGEPVGIGGMLLAAALAGMVGFYVWFTQRRIGQILPEDNLTALISDGAGELGFYSPHSWWPLPVALSMCALTLSLIIGWWLTVISLGALVISIIGMVTEYEKPIAVSAH; the protein is encoded by the coding sequence ATGAAGGTTTCTTGGCAGCTATTTATCGGTCTGGCGTTGTTCTATGTTTTGATGACAGTGATTTATTGGCAAGTGGGCGGTGAGCCAGTAGGAATTGGCGGCATGTTACTTGCTGCAGCACTTGCTGGAATGGTTGGTTTTTATGTGTGGTTCACACAACGCCGTATTGGACAGATTCTTCCGGAAGATAATCTCACCGCATTAATCTCTGATGGCGCAGGAGAACTTGGTTTCTATAGCCCGCACTCATGGTGGCCATTACCAGTTGCATTGAGTATGTGTGCGTTGACGCTCTCGTTGATCATTGGTTGGTGGCTAACTGTCATCTCACTAGGTGCTCTAGTTATCTCCATCATCGGAATGGTGACTGAGTATGAGAAGCCGATTGCGGTTTCAGCTCACTAA
- a CDS encoding polyketide cyclase / dehydrase and lipid transport gives MSKVRAEILDVDYPNTAAARIVINAPASKIFELLANPRAHASFDGSGSIKKSISGPVRLHQGAKFGMAMNIKVPYRITNTVVAFEENKKITWCHLMKWTWSYELHDLGNSTTQVTEIFDGHSIPAFSRWWLKKTGAVVRNPKSMAKSLVQLKALCEG, from the coding sequence ATGTCAAAAGTACGTGCAGAGATTTTGGATGTTGATTATCCAAATACGGCTGCTGCACGAATCGTAATAAATGCACCAGCTTCAAAGATATTTGAACTATTAGCTAATCCTCGTGCCCATGCATCTTTTGACGGTTCAGGCAGTATTAAAAAGAGTATTTCGGGACCAGTTCGTCTTCATCAAGGTGCAAAATTTGGAATGGCGATGAATATTAAGGTGCCATATCGCATAACAAACACCGTTGTGGCTTTTGAAGAGAACAAGAAAATTACCTGGTGTCACCTCATGAAGTGGACCTGGTCATATGAACTCCACGATTTGGGTAATTCAACAACTCAAGTTACTGAAATCTTCGATGGCCATTCAATTCCAGCTTTTTCTCGTTGGTGGCTAAAGAAGACTGGAGCTGTGGTTAGAAATCCAAAGTCTATGGCTAAGAGTTTGGTGCAACTAAAAGCGTTGTGTGAAGGTTGA
- a CDS encoding DMT family transporter, translating into MKTARLAPFLFVFLWSTGFVGAKYGLPYADPFIFLSVRIFIAAGILFIAARFMHAQIALSRSEINKSALIGLFLHAFYLGGVFFAISKGVSAGVAAVITSLQPVFVSILAVKVLGEKLRWSQFAGLVTGLIGVVLVLGPSFDSSVSTVGIAAVFVALLGSTTATLMQKKFGAGIPMLAGTAYQYLAAGLVLGIAAIATGGTRIDLTPKFAGAMIWLIFALSVGAVLLLLRLLNNGSAASVSSLFYLVPPATAIEAYVLFGEKVNTQGFLGIGITALGVWLVIRRTN; encoded by the coding sequence TTGAAAACCGCTCGTTTAGCCCCCTTTCTTTTTGTCTTCCTGTGGAGCACTGGCTTTGTAGGAGCTAAGTACGGCCTTCCCTATGCAGATCCCTTCATCTTCTTATCGGTGCGCATATTTATTGCCGCTGGCATTCTCTTCATCGCAGCCCGCTTCATGCACGCACAGATTGCACTGTCTCGAAGTGAAATAAATAAATCTGCACTCATTGGATTGTTCTTGCATGCGTTTTATCTTGGGGGAGTCTTCTTTGCAATCTCCAAAGGTGTCTCTGCTGGAGTGGCAGCAGTGATTACTAGTTTGCAGCCAGTCTTTGTTTCAATCTTGGCTGTGAAAGTTCTAGGTGAGAAGTTGCGCTGGAGCCAGTTTGCAGGATTAGTAACAGGATTGATTGGCGTTGTGTTAGTTCTAGGTCCGAGCTTTGATAGTTCAGTCTCCACTGTAGGAATTGCCGCAGTCTTTGTTGCACTCCTAGGAAGCACCACAGCAACCCTGATGCAAAAGAAATTTGGTGCTGGCATTCCTATGTTGGCTGGAACTGCCTATCAATACCTAGCAGCAGGTCTAGTCCTTGGCATCGCAGCTATTGCAACGGGTGGGACACGCATTGATCTCACGCCCAAGTTTGCTGGCGCAATGATCTGGCTAATTTTTGCCCTATCTGTGGGCGCAGTTCTTCTTCTGCTTCGACTACTCAACAACGGCAGCGCCGCTTCGGTCTCATCGCTGTTCTATTTAGTTCCACCAGCAACAGCCATTGAGGCATATGTCTTATTTGGCGAAAAAGTAAACACCCAAGGCTTCCTTGGAATAGGAATTACCGCCCTGGGTGTTTGGCTTGTAATACGCAGAACCAACTAG